A single genomic interval of Candidatus Bipolaricaulis anaerobius harbors:
- the dnaA gene encoding chromosomal replication initiator protein DnaA, whose product MTESMAHTAEEIWQKAKTLLVKEIPPVNFAAWIADARAKTADEGTLVLEVPSVLAKGGIERRYRSLVERVVEDVAGQPLQLRVLVAESPPAAPALDPHLARRYHGSLPLNPEYTLATFVQGKNSQLAFAAAQAVAEAPARAYNPLFIYGSVGLGKTHLLHAIGAHVLTAPTDASVVYTTSERFAIELIQSIGANTTEGFRAKYRTVDVLLIDDVHFLKNKEGTQEELFHTFNELYGNGKQIVLSSDRSPDELQGLQDRLVSRFRWGLVADIQAPDFETRSAILREKARRRGLEVPDEVVDLIASRITTNVRDLEGALIRALAYAELCQGPVTPAMLEEILPKEDLSRKLTVEAIKAEVAAAYRIPVSDIESPSRKKELVQARQIAIYLARELTETSFPALGRSFGGRDHTTIMHSYQKMQELLRQIPLLRSEIESLRATILKKYGP is encoded by the coding sequence GTGACGGAGTCCATGGCGCATACCGCGGAGGAGATCTGGCAGAAGGCGAAAACCCTGCTCGTCAAGGAGATCCCCCCTGTGAACTTCGCGGCGTGGATCGCCGACGCCCGCGCCAAGACCGCCGATGAGGGAACGCTTGTCCTGGAAGTGCCGTCCGTCCTCGCCAAGGGAGGCATCGAGCGGCGCTACCGATCGCTCGTGGAGCGGGTGGTGGAGGACGTCGCCGGCCAGCCGCTGCAGCTCCGGGTCCTGGTCGCGGAGTCGCCGCCGGCCGCCCCTGCGCTCGACCCCCACCTCGCCCGCCGCTACCACGGGTCGCTCCCCCTCAACCCGGAGTACACGCTCGCCACGTTCGTCCAGGGGAAGAACTCCCAGCTCGCGTTCGCCGCAGCCCAGGCAGTGGCTGAGGCCCCGGCCCGCGCCTACAACCCCCTCTTCATCTACGGCAGCGTCGGCCTGGGGAAGACCCACCTCCTCCACGCCATCGGGGCCCATGTCCTCACCGCGCCCACCGATGCCTCAGTCGTGTACACGACCTCGGAGCGGTTCGCGATCGAACTGATCCAATCCATCGGCGCCAACACGACGGAAGGGTTCCGCGCCAAGTACCGGACGGTGGATGTGCTCCTCATTGACGACGTGCACTTCCTCAAGAACAAGGAGGGCACCCAGGAGGAGCTGTTCCACACGTTCAACGAACTCTACGGGAACGGGAAGCAGATCGTGCTCTCCTCGGATCGGTCCCCCGATGAGCTCCAGGGGCTCCAGGACCGCCTCGTGTCCCGCTTCCGGTGGGGCCTCGTTGCCGATATCCAGGCCCCCGACTTCGAGACCCGGTCTGCGATCCTACGCGAAAAGGCGCGGCGGCGAGGGCTGGAGGTGCCCGATGAGGTGGTCGACCTGATCGCGTCGCGGATCACGACGAACGTCCGCGACCTCGAGGGCGCGCTCATCCGTGCCCTGGCCTACGCTGAGCTGTGCCAGGGACCCGTCACCCCGGCCATGCTCGAGGAAATCCTCCCCAAGGAGGACCTCTCCCGAAAGCTCACCGTGGAGGCGATCAAGGCTGAGGTGGCGGCCGCGTACCGGATTCCGGTGAGCGATATCGAGAGCCCGTCACGGAAGAAGGAGCTCGTCCAGGCTCGCCAAATTGCGATCTACCTCGCCCGCGAACTCACCGAGACTTCGTTCCCCGCCCTGGGGAGGTCATTCGGAGGGCGCGATCACACCACGATCATGCACTCCTACCAAAAGATGCAGGAGCTCCTCCGCCAAATACCCCTCCTCCGCAGCGAGATCGAGTCCCTCCGCGCGACGATCCTGAAAAAGTACGGCCCATGA
- the hslV gene encoding ATP-dependent protease subunit HslV — protein sequence MRIVSSTVLAVRSAEGRTAVMACDGQATMGSRVVKTGARKVHRIHEGRVLVGFSGGTADGMTLLERLEAELASHGTLRRAAVELSRDWRTDRTLRRLEAVVVAVSEEGLFLLTGEGDVIEPDDGLVGIGSGGGYAVSAARALLRHAHLPLREVAEEALRIASEIDIYTNDCVTLETVTW from the coding sequence ATGAGGATCGTGTCGAGCACCGTTCTCGCCGTTCGCTCTGCGGAGGGGCGGACCGCGGTCATGGCCTGCGACGGCCAGGCGACGATGGGGAGCCGGGTCGTGAAGACCGGGGCGCGCAAGGTGCACCGCATCCACGAGGGCCGCGTCCTGGTCGGGTTCTCCGGCGGCACTGCGGATGGGATGACGCTCCTCGAGCGGCTGGAGGCGGAGCTCGCCTCCCACGGGACCCTGCGCCGGGCAGCGGTGGAGCTATCGCGGGACTGGCGGACCGATCGCACCCTGCGCCGGCTGGAGGCGGTGGTGGTGGCCGTATCGGAGGAGGGCCTGTTCCTCCTCACCGGGGAAGGGGACGTGATCGAGCCGGACGATGGCCTGGTGGGGATCGGCTCCGGCGGCGGGTACGCGGTGAGCGCGGCGCGGGCGCTCCTGCGGCACGCCCACCTCCCCCTGCGCGAGGTCGCGGAGGAGGCGCTGCGGATCGCCTCCGAGATCGACATCTACACGAACGACTGTGTGACCCTGGAGACGGTGACTTGGTAG
- the thrS gene encoding threonine--tRNA ligase, translated as MATVVLPSGELVEVRGGDLLAVLKERGETAVAVLVDGQLQDLRDPLPPAGEARAVGLDHPAALEVLRHTASHILAHAVTRLYPGAKLAIGPAIDDGFYYDIRFPEPVNRDDLPRIEAEMRKIVAENLPIERVWLSRAEAEAFLAEKGEVYKLELLAEIPDERISFYRQGEFLDLCRGPHLPATGLAKHLTLLDVAGAYWRGDSRRDMLTRIYGTAFPTAEALAEHLKWREEARKRDHRILGPELDLFSIQNETIGAGLVLWHPKGARVRHEIETFWQGEHYNAGYQLVVSPHIGRARLWETSGHLDFYKDGMYAPMDIEGQEFYLKPMNCPFHIAIYKTRTRSYRDLPIRYAELGTVYRFERSGVLHGLLRVRGFTQDDAHIICRPDQIEDEVLGCLDLTLRILGAFGFRDYKVALSVRDPEHREHYIGSDAMWDEAEMSLVRALERRGLPHTRMEGEAVFYGPKIDLHILDSLKRSWQLTTIQFDFNEPERFDMAYIGDDGQAHRPYMVHRALLGSLERFFGILIEHYGGAFPAWLAPVQAVVLPVTEAEVPYAEGVTDELRAAGIRAEAWTKERKTLRWLIREAQVQKVPYMLVCGAREAAGGVVAVRLRTGEDLGPQPVSAVVSRIREAVSSRGTTL; from the coding sequence ATGGCCACCGTGGTTTTGCCGAGCGGCGAGCTGGTCGAAGTCCGGGGAGGCGATCTCCTCGCGGTCCTCAAGGAGCGGGGGGAGACGGCCGTCGCGGTCCTCGTGGACGGGCAGCTCCAGGACCTGCGGGACCCTCTGCCCCCGGCAGGCGAGGCCCGCGCGGTCGGCTTGGACCACCCGGCAGCGCTCGAGGTGCTGCGGCACACGGCCTCCCACATCCTCGCCCACGCCGTGACCCGGCTCTACCCCGGGGCGAAGCTCGCCATCGGCCCAGCCATTGACGACGGGTTCTACTACGACATCCGGTTCCCGGAGCCGGTGAACCGCGACGATCTCCCCCGGATCGAGGCGGAGATGAGGAAGATCGTCGCCGAGAACCTCCCCATCGAACGGGTGTGGCTCTCGCGCGCGGAGGCGGAAGCGTTCCTCGCCGAGAAGGGCGAGGTGTACAAGCTCGAACTCCTCGCGGAGATCCCCGACGAGCGGATCTCGTTCTACCGCCAGGGGGAGTTCCTCGACCTCTGCCGCGGCCCCCACCTCCCCGCAACGGGGCTCGCCAAGCATCTGACGCTCCTCGACGTGGCCGGCGCCTACTGGCGGGGCGACTCCCGTCGCGACATGCTGACCCGCATCTACGGGACCGCGTTTCCCACCGCCGAGGCGCTCGCCGAGCACCTGAAGTGGCGGGAGGAGGCGCGGAAGCGGGACCACCGCATCCTCGGCCCCGAGCTCGATCTCTTCTCGATCCAGAATGAAACGATCGGGGCGGGGCTCGTCCTGTGGCACCCGAAAGGGGCGCGGGTCCGCCACGAGATCGAGACCTTTTGGCAGGGGGAGCACTACAACGCTGGCTACCAGCTCGTGGTGAGCCCGCACATCGGACGGGCCCGACTGTGGGAGACCTCCGGCCACCTCGATTTCTACAAGGACGGGATGTACGCGCCGATGGATATCGAGGGCCAGGAGTTCTACCTGAAACCGATGAACTGCCCGTTCCACATCGCGATCTACAAGACCCGTACCCGCTCCTACCGCGACCTGCCCATCCGCTACGCCGAGCTCGGGACGGTGTACCGGTTCGAGCGGTCGGGCGTGCTGCACGGGCTTCTGCGGGTGCGGGGGTTCACCCAGGACGATGCCCACATCATCTGCCGCCCCGACCAGATCGAGGACGAGGTCCTGGGGTGCCTGGACCTGACCCTTCGCATCCTGGGGGCGTTCGGGTTCCGTGACTACAAGGTTGCCCTGTCGGTGCGCGATCCGGAGCACAGGGAGCACTACATCGGGAGCGACGCGATGTGGGACGAGGCGGAGATGTCCCTCGTGCGGGCCCTGGAGCGGAGGGGGCTCCCTCACACCCGGATGGAAGGGGAGGCCGTGTTCTACGGGCCGAAGATCGACCTCCATATCCTCGACTCCCTCAAACGTTCCTGGCAGCTCACGACGATCCAGTTCGACTTCAACGAGCCGGAGCGGTTCGACATGGCCTACATCGGCGACGATGGCCAGGCCCACCGGCCGTACATGGTCCACCGGGCGCTCCTCGGGTCGCTCGAACGGTTCTTCGGGATCCTGATCGAGCACTACGGAGGGGCGTTCCCGGCCTGGCTCGCGCCCGTCCAGGCGGTCGTCCTGCCGGTGACGGAGGCCGAGGTCCCCTACGCGGAGGGGGTGACGGACGAGCTGCGGGCGGCGGGGATCCGGGCCGAGGCGTGGACGAAGGAGCGGAAGACCCTGCGCTGGCTCATCCGCGAGGCCCAGGTGCAGAAGGTCCCGTACATGCTCGTGTGCGGGGCGCGGGAGGCGGCGGGAGGGGTGGTGGCAGTGCGGCTCCGCACCGGGGAGGACCTCGGTCCCCAGCCGGTGTCGGCCGTGGTGAGCCGGATCCGCGAGGCGGTGAGCTCGCGGGGGACGACGCTGTAG
- a CDS encoding DciA family protein: protein MNKQDIWQWLGPLARGWGAEDALRAQSAVLLWPATGLTALARPLYVDRGVLHLAVASHVVAAELNLLKGKLLARLKEVAPQCGVVDLRFQIRSGEASFHPIVVPPPTAADLREARRELPPRLPPELQRVLAEAVAWATARDRAILVAGGWRCTGCGLVLVKEKDVCPVCGIERFAARR from the coding sequence ATGAATAAACAAGACATCTGGCAGTGGTTGGGTCCCCTCGCCCGAGGCTGGGGAGCGGAAGACGCGCTCCGGGCCCAATCCGCGGTGCTCCTCTGGCCCGCCACAGGCCTCACCGCGCTCGCCCGGCCCCTGTACGTAGACCGCGGCGTACTGCACCTCGCGGTGGCGAGCCACGTCGTGGCAGCGGAGCTCAACCTCCTCAAGGGGAAGCTCCTCGCCCGGCTGAAGGAGGTCGCCCCGCAGTGCGGGGTGGTGGACCTCCGGTTCCAGATACGGAGCGGGGAGGCGTCGTTCCACCCGATCGTCGTTCCACCTCCCACCGCGGCCGACCTCCGCGAGGCGCGACGGGAGCTCCCTCCGCGGCTCCCGCCGGAGCTACAGCGCGTGCTTGCGGAGGCAGTGGCGTGGGCTACGGCGCGGGATCGGGCGATCCTCGTCGCCGGCGGGTGGCGGTGTACGGGGTGTGGGCTCGTCCTCGTGAAGGAGAAGGATGTTTGCCCGGTGTGCGGCATTGAGCGGTTCGCAGCCCGTCGCTAG
- a CDS encoding fructose 1,6-bisphosphatase has product MLTISAIKADIGSVGGHTCPSPRMVEEARAALRDAVARGLLVDFAVTYTGDDVCLLMTHRNGSGHPDVHNLAWDVFKRCTEIARSEGLYAAGQDLLKDAPSGNVRGAGPGSAEITFDERAPERRAEAFLVFTADKCGPGAFNFSLWAVFTSPLYNGGLMLPAMKKGFKFRIIDMEHAHGDRVVDLVSPEEHVDLAILLRDENRFGIQSIHSRLHPGQQVVAVSTDRLHTIAGEYKGKDDPVAIVRTQGVFPAPEEAVSPFVVAPYVAGGARGSHTMPLMPVPINTPVTGPYCLPLVACVAYSVSHEGKLSPGVDVFGNPVWDHVRLKAQEKGEWMRQQGFVGAAMLPMTELEYSAFRRSLTELEGRFRDLG; this is encoded by the coding sequence GTGCTCACGATCAGCGCCATCAAGGCGGACATCGGGAGCGTGGGCGGGCATACGTGCCCGTCGCCGCGGATGGTGGAGGAGGCGCGGGCCGCGCTGCGGGATGCCGTCGCGCGAGGGCTGCTTGTGGACTTTGCCGTCACCTACACCGGGGATGACGTCTGTCTCCTCATGACGCATCGGAACGGGAGCGGGCATCCCGACGTCCACAACCTGGCGTGGGACGTGTTCAAGCGGTGCACGGAGATCGCCCGGTCCGAGGGGCTGTACGCCGCCGGCCAGGACCTCCTTAAGGACGCTCCATCGGGGAACGTGCGGGGAGCTGGACCGGGCTCAGCGGAGATCACGTTCGACGAGCGTGCCCCCGAGCGCAGGGCAGAGGCGTTCCTCGTGTTCACCGCCGACAAATGCGGACCCGGCGCGTTCAACTTTTCTCTGTGGGCTGTATTTACAAGCCCGCTCTACAACGGGGGGCTCATGCTTCCAGCGATGAAGAAGGGGTTCAAGTTCCGCATCATCGACATGGAACATGCCCACGGTGATCGGGTGGTGGACCTCGTCTCCCCGGAGGAACACGTGGACCTGGCGATCCTCTTGCGCGATGAGAACCGTTTTGGGATCCAGTCCATCCACTCCCGCCTCCACCCCGGCCAGCAGGTGGTGGCCGTGTCCACGGACCGCCTGCACACGATCGCCGGCGAGTACAAGGGGAAGGACGATCCCGTGGCGATCGTGCGCACCCAGGGCGTCTTTCCGGCGCCGGAGGAGGCGGTGAGCCCGTTCGTGGTCGCCCCGTACGTGGCCGGTGGGGCGCGGGGGAGCCACACCATGCCCTTGATGCCAGTTCCCATCAATACCCCCGTCACCGGGCCGTACTGCCTGCCGCTCGTCGCGTGCGTCGCCTATTCCGTGAGCCACGAGGGGAAGCTCTCTCCAGGGGTGGACGTGTTCGGGAACCCAGTGTGGGATCACGTGCGCCTCAAGGCGCAGGAGAAGGGGGAGTGGATGCGGCAGCAGGGGTTCGTGGGGGCAGCGATGCTCCCCATGACCGAGCTCGAGTACAGCGCGTTCCGCCGATCCCTCACCGAGCTCGAGGGGAGGTTCCGCGACCTCGGGTGA